The proteins below come from a single Leucoraja erinacea ecotype New England unplaced genomic scaffold, Leri_hhj_1 Leri_112S, whole genome shotgun sequence genomic window:
- the LOC129715339 gene encoding histone H1.1-like — MAENQKLEFPGDSGGRGGGGADGGGGGSDTTPPQARPAPDKGAAVKKKGRPRKQQQVQPQPKRVKLPKKAPVGPTVTERVLSVAASSMERRGISLVALKKALSAMGYDVSHNNSRVNRTVRQLVQRGSLVRTSGTGASGSFRFNRTAAPKREKAGVARRMVASKREKKVAAALRKPTTTLSKRSATKRTKHQSRTTDRPFKRRPRTVGRPHAKARSRLQPRGDGPRGTRVYRKHQSVKSRKAARGRIQRTVVRPRKIRTQGLVEGTILAC, encoded by the coding sequence ATGGCTGAGAATCAAAAGCTGGAATTTCCCGGCGACTCCGGCGGACGGGGAGGTGGGGGCGCAGATGGAGGAGGCGGTGGAAGTGACACCACCCCGCCTCAGGCTCGCCCAGCGCCGGATAAGGGGGCAGCGGTGAAGAAGAAGGGGCGGCCGCGGAAGCAACAACAGGTTCAGCCACAGCCCAAGCGAGTGAAGCTGCCCAAGAAGGCGCCGGTCGGCCCTACAGTCACCGAGCGCGTCTTATCGGTGGCGGCGTCCAGCATGGAGCGACGCGGCATCTCGCTGGTCGCCCTGAAGAAAGCGCTGTCGGCCATGGGCTACGacgtgagccacaacaacagccgcGTCAACCGGACGGTGCGGCAGCTGGTGCAGAGGGGCTCGCTGGTGCGGACCAGCGGCACCGGCGCCTCCGGCTCCTTCAGGTTTAACCGGACAGCGGCGCCCAAGCGGGAGAAGGCGGGAGTGGCCCGCAGGATGGTGGCGTCTAAACGGGAGAAGAAAGTGGCGGCGGCGCTCCGCAAGCCCACCACCACCCTTTCCAAGAGGTCGGCGACCAAGAGGACCAAACATCAAAGCAGGACCACCGACCGACCCTTCAAGCGCCGCCCAAGGACGGTCGGTCGTCCCCACGCCAAGGCCCGGTCCCGCCTCCAGCCCAGGGGAGACGGACCCCGGGGAACGCGGGTCTACCGCAAGCACCAGTCGGTCAAAAGCAGGAAGGCGGCCCGCGGACGAATCCAACGCACGGTGGTGCGTCCCCGTAAAATCCGGACCCAGGGGCTGGTAGAAGGAACCATTCTCGCCTGTTGA